A single window of Strix uralensis isolate ZFMK-TIS-50842 chromosome 28, bStrUra1, whole genome shotgun sequence DNA harbors:
- the GFPT1 gene encoding glutamine--fructose-6-phosphate aminotransferase [isomerizing] 1 isoform X1, whose product MAAYALGPAQAKKSLGNVSALCCVVFGIFAYLNYHVPRTRREILETLIKGLQRLEYRGYDSAGVGFDGGNDKDWEANACKIQLIKQKGKVKALDEEVHKQQDMDLDIEFDVHLGIAHTRWATHGEPSPINSHPQRSDKNNEFIVIHNGIITNYKDLRKFLESKGYDFESETDTESIAKLVKYMYDNRDSDDISFTTLVERVIQQLEGAFALVFKSVHYPGQAVGTRRGSPLLIGVRSEHKLSTDHIPILYRTAVQSMDHSFDGISIKMEEGKDKKGSCNLSRVDSTTCLFPVEEKAVEYYFASDASAVIEHTNRVIFLEDDDVAAVVDGRLSIHRIKRTAGDHPGRAVQTLQMELQQIMKGNFSSFMQKEIFEQPESVVNTMRGRVNFDDYTVNLGGLKDHIKEIQRCRRLILIACGTSYHAGVATRQVLEELTELPVMVELASDFLDRNTPVFRDDVCFFLSQSGETADTLMGLRYCKERGALTVGITNTVGSSISRETDCGVHINAGPEIGVASTKAYTSQFVSLVMFALMMCDDRISMQERRKEIMRGLKGLPDLIKEVLSMDDEIQKLATELYHQKSVLIMGRGYHYATCLEGALKIKEITYMHSEGILAGELKHGPLALVDKLMPVIMIIMRDHTYAKCQNALQQVIARQGRPVVICDKEDIETIKNNKRTIKVPHSVDCLQGILSVIPLQLLAFHLAVLRGYDVDFPRNLAKSVTVE is encoded by the exons GTGTGGGATTTGATGGCGGAAACGACAAAGACTGGGAAGCTAACGCCTGCAAAATCCAGCTTATCAAACAGAAGGGGAAAGTGAAGGCTCTGGACGAAGAGGTTCACA AGCAACAGGACATGGACCTCGACATCGAGTTTGATGTGCACCTTGGAATCGCCCACACGCGCTGGGCTACCCACGGCGAGCCCAGTCCCATCAACAGCCACCCGCAGCGCTCGGACAAAAACAACG AGTTCATCGTCATCCACAACGGCATCATCACCAACTACAAAGACCTGCGCAAGTTCCTG GAGAGCAAGGGCTACGACTTCGAGTCGGAGACGGACACGGAGAGCATCGCCAAACTGGTCAAGTACATGTACGACAACCGGGACAGCGACGACATCAGCTTCACCACGCTGGTGGAGAGAGTCATCCAGCAGCTG GAAGGTGCTTTCGCCCTTGTGTTCAAAAGTGTTCATTATCCTGGTCAGGCTGTCGGTACCAG GCGAGGCAGCCCCCTGCTCATCGGAGTGCGCAGCGAGCACAAGCTCTCCACCGACCACATCCCGATACTCTACCGGACGG CTGTACAATCTATGGATCATTCTTTTGATGGAATATCCATAAAAATGGAGGAAG GTAAAGACAAGAAGGGAAGTTGCAACCTGTCCCGTGTTGACAGTACCACCTGCCTTTTCCCTGTGGAGGAGAAAGCTGTGGAGTACTACTTTGCTTCTGATGCTAG TGCTGTCATTGAGCATACCAACAGAGTGATTTTCCTTGAAGATGATGATGTAGCAGCTGTGGTCGACGGTCGTCTTTCCATCCACCGGATTAAACGCACAGCAGGCGATCACCCCGGACGCGCCGTCCAGACCCTGCAGATGGAACTTCAGCAAATCATGAAGG gTAACTTCAGCTCGTTTATGCAGAAGGAAATTTTTGAACAGCCAGAATCTGTCGTTAATACGATGAGAGGAAGGGTCAACTTTGATGACTACACTG TCAATCTCGGTGGGTTGAAGGATCACATTAAGGAGATTCAGAGGTGTCGTCGGTTGATCCTTATTGCCTGTGGGACAAGTTACCACGCTGGCGTTGCG ACCCGTCAGGTTCTGGAAGAACTGACCGAATTACCCGTTATGGTTGAACTTGCCAGTGACTTCTTGGACAGAAACACCCCTGTCTTCAGAGAtgatgtttgctttttcctcagcCAGTCAG GTGAGACAGCAGATACGCTGATGGGTCTCCGGTACTGCAAGGAGAGAGGAGCCTTAACCGTCGGCATAACTAACACGGTCGGCAGCTCCATATCGCGAGAGACGGACTGTGGAGTCCACATCAATGCCGGACCAGAGATCGGCGTTGCCAGTACCAAG GCCTACACCAGCCAGTTTGTCTCTTTGGTGATGTTTGCTCTGATGATGTGTGATGACAGAATTTCCATGCAGGAAAGGCGCAAGGAAATCATGCGTGGGCTAAAGGGACTGCCAG ACTTAATTAAAGAAGTGCTGAGTATGGATGATGAGATCCAGAAGCTAGCCACCGAGCTCTACCATCAGAAGTCTGTTCTCATCATGGGACGTGGCTACCATTATGCCACATGCCTTGAGGGAGCTTTG aaaattaaagaaattaccTACATGCACTCTGAGGGGATACTGGCAGGTGAGCTGAAGCACGGCCCTCTCGCGCTGGTGGACAAACTCATGCCCGTTATCATGATCATCATGAGAGACCACACGTATGCCAAGTGCCAGAACGCTCTCCAGCAGGTCATTGCACGGCAG GGGCGACCTGTTGTGATTTGTGATAAGGAAGACATCGAGACAATTAAGAACAATAAAAGAACAATCAAGGTTCCCCATTCCGTGGACTGTCTGCAGGGGATCCTGAGCGTTATTCCCCTTCAGCTTCTGGCTTTCCACCTTGCGGTTCTCCGAGGATACGAT gtTGATTTTCCAAGAAATCTGGCCAAGTCCGTAACTGTAGAGTGA
- the GFPT1 gene encoding glutamine--fructose-6-phosphate aminotransferase [isomerizing] 1 isoform X4: MCGIFAYLNYHVPRTRREILETLIKGLQRLEYRGYDSAGVGFDGGNDKDWEANACKIQLIKQKGKVKALDEEVHKQQDMDLDIEFDVHLGIAHTRWATHGEPSPINSHPQRSDKNNEFIVIHNGIITNYKDLRKFLESKGYDFESETDTESIAKLVKYMYDNRDSDDISFTTLVERVIQQLEGAFALVFKSVHYPGQAVGTRRGSPLLIGVRSEHKLSTDHIPILYRTAVQSMDHSFDGISIKMEEGKDKKGSCNLSRVDSTTCLFPVEEKAVEYYFASDASAVIEHTNRVIFLEDDDVAAVVDGRLSIHRIKRTAGDHPGRAVQTLQMELQQIMKGNFSSFMQKEIFEQPESVVNTMRGRVNFDDYTVNLGGLKDHIKEIQRCRRLILIACGTSYHAGVATRQVLEELTELPVMVELASDFLDRNTPVFRDDVCFFLSQSGETADTLMGLRYCKERGALTVGITNTVGSSISRETDCGVHINAGPEIGVASTKAYTSQFVSLVMFALMMCDDRISMQERRKEIMRGLKGLPDLIKEVLSMDDEIQKLATELYHQKSVLIMGRGYHYATCLEGALKIKEITYMHSEGILAGELKHGPLALVDKLMPVIMIIMRDHTYAKCQNALQQVIARQGRPVVICDKEDIETIKNNKRTIKVPHSVDCLQGILSVIPLQLLAFHLAVLRGYDVDFPRNLAKSVTVE; the protein is encoded by the exons GTGTGGGATTTGATGGCGGAAACGACAAAGACTGGGAAGCTAACGCCTGCAAAATCCAGCTTATCAAACAGAAGGGGAAAGTGAAGGCTCTGGACGAAGAGGTTCACA AGCAACAGGACATGGACCTCGACATCGAGTTTGATGTGCACCTTGGAATCGCCCACACGCGCTGGGCTACCCACGGCGAGCCCAGTCCCATCAACAGCCACCCGCAGCGCTCGGACAAAAACAACG AGTTCATCGTCATCCACAACGGCATCATCACCAACTACAAAGACCTGCGCAAGTTCCTG GAGAGCAAGGGCTACGACTTCGAGTCGGAGACGGACACGGAGAGCATCGCCAAACTGGTCAAGTACATGTACGACAACCGGGACAGCGACGACATCAGCTTCACCACGCTGGTGGAGAGAGTCATCCAGCAGCTG GAAGGTGCTTTCGCCCTTGTGTTCAAAAGTGTTCATTATCCTGGTCAGGCTGTCGGTACCAG GCGAGGCAGCCCCCTGCTCATCGGAGTGCGCAGCGAGCACAAGCTCTCCACCGACCACATCCCGATACTCTACCGGACGG CTGTACAATCTATGGATCATTCTTTTGATGGAATATCCATAAAAATGGAGGAAG GTAAAGACAAGAAGGGAAGTTGCAACCTGTCCCGTGTTGACAGTACCACCTGCCTTTTCCCTGTGGAGGAGAAAGCTGTGGAGTACTACTTTGCTTCTGATGCTAG TGCTGTCATTGAGCATACCAACAGAGTGATTTTCCTTGAAGATGATGATGTAGCAGCTGTGGTCGACGGTCGTCTTTCCATCCACCGGATTAAACGCACAGCAGGCGATCACCCCGGACGCGCCGTCCAGACCCTGCAGATGGAACTTCAGCAAATCATGAAGG gTAACTTCAGCTCGTTTATGCAGAAGGAAATTTTTGAACAGCCAGAATCTGTCGTTAATACGATGAGAGGAAGGGTCAACTTTGATGACTACACTG TCAATCTCGGTGGGTTGAAGGATCACATTAAGGAGATTCAGAGGTGTCGTCGGTTGATCCTTATTGCCTGTGGGACAAGTTACCACGCTGGCGTTGCG ACCCGTCAGGTTCTGGAAGAACTGACCGAATTACCCGTTATGGTTGAACTTGCCAGTGACTTCTTGGACAGAAACACCCCTGTCTTCAGAGAtgatgtttgctttttcctcagcCAGTCAG GTGAGACAGCAGATACGCTGATGGGTCTCCGGTACTGCAAGGAGAGAGGAGCCTTAACCGTCGGCATAACTAACACGGTCGGCAGCTCCATATCGCGAGAGACGGACTGTGGAGTCCACATCAATGCCGGACCAGAGATCGGCGTTGCCAGTACCAAG GCCTACACCAGCCAGTTTGTCTCTTTGGTGATGTTTGCTCTGATGATGTGTGATGACAGAATTTCCATGCAGGAAAGGCGCAAGGAAATCATGCGTGGGCTAAAGGGACTGCCAG ACTTAATTAAAGAAGTGCTGAGTATGGATGATGAGATCCAGAAGCTAGCCACCGAGCTCTACCATCAGAAGTCTGTTCTCATCATGGGACGTGGCTACCATTATGCCACATGCCTTGAGGGAGCTTTG aaaattaaagaaattaccTACATGCACTCTGAGGGGATACTGGCAGGTGAGCTGAAGCACGGCCCTCTCGCGCTGGTGGACAAACTCATGCCCGTTATCATGATCATCATGAGAGACCACACGTATGCCAAGTGCCAGAACGCTCTCCAGCAGGTCATTGCACGGCAG GGGCGACCTGTTGTGATTTGTGATAAGGAAGACATCGAGACAATTAAGAACAATAAAAGAACAATCAAGGTTCCCCATTCCGTGGACTGTCTGCAGGGGATCCTGAGCGTTATTCCCCTTCAGCTTCTGGCTTTCCACCTTGCGGTTCTCCGAGGATACGAT gtTGATTTTCCAAGAAATCTGGCCAAGTCCGTAACTGTAGAGTGA
- the GFPT1 gene encoding glutamine--fructose-6-phosphate aminotransferase [isomerizing] 1 isoform X3, whose protein sequence is MAAYALGPAQAKKSLGNVSALCCVVFGIFAYLNYHVPRTRREILETLIKGLQRLEYRGYDSAGVGFDGGNDKDWEANACKIQLIKQKGKVKALDEEVHKQQDMDLDIEFDVHLGIAHTRWATHGEPSPINSHPQRSDKNNEFIVIHNGIITNYKDLRKFLESKGYDFESETDTESIAKLVKYMYDNRDSDDISFTTLVERVIQQLEGAFALVFKSVHYPGQAVGTRRGSPLLIGVRSEHKLSTDHIPILYRTGKDKKGSCNLSRVDSTTCLFPVEEKAVEYYFASDASAVIEHTNRVIFLEDDDVAAVVDGRLSIHRIKRTAGDHPGRAVQTLQMELQQIMKGNFSSFMQKEIFEQPESVVNTMRGRVNFDDYTVNLGGLKDHIKEIQRCRRLILIACGTSYHAGVATRQVLEELTELPVMVELASDFLDRNTPVFRDDVCFFLSQSGETADTLMGLRYCKERGALTVGITNTVGSSISRETDCGVHINAGPEIGVASTKAYTSQFVSLVMFALMMCDDRISMQERRKEIMRGLKGLPDLIKEVLSMDDEIQKLATELYHQKSVLIMGRGYHYATCLEGALKIKEITYMHSEGILAGELKHGPLALVDKLMPVIMIIMRDHTYAKCQNALQQVIARQGRPVVICDKEDIETIKNNKRTIKVPHSVDCLQGILSVIPLQLLAFHLAVLRGYDVDFPRNLAKSVTVE, encoded by the exons GTGTGGGATTTGATGGCGGAAACGACAAAGACTGGGAAGCTAACGCCTGCAAAATCCAGCTTATCAAACAGAAGGGGAAAGTGAAGGCTCTGGACGAAGAGGTTCACA AGCAACAGGACATGGACCTCGACATCGAGTTTGATGTGCACCTTGGAATCGCCCACACGCGCTGGGCTACCCACGGCGAGCCCAGTCCCATCAACAGCCACCCGCAGCGCTCGGACAAAAACAACG AGTTCATCGTCATCCACAACGGCATCATCACCAACTACAAAGACCTGCGCAAGTTCCTG GAGAGCAAGGGCTACGACTTCGAGTCGGAGACGGACACGGAGAGCATCGCCAAACTGGTCAAGTACATGTACGACAACCGGGACAGCGACGACATCAGCTTCACCACGCTGGTGGAGAGAGTCATCCAGCAGCTG GAAGGTGCTTTCGCCCTTGTGTTCAAAAGTGTTCATTATCCTGGTCAGGCTGTCGGTACCAG GCGAGGCAGCCCCCTGCTCATCGGAGTGCGCAGCGAGCACAAGCTCTCCACCGACCACATCCCGATACTCTACCGGACGG GTAAAGACAAGAAGGGAAGTTGCAACCTGTCCCGTGTTGACAGTACCACCTGCCTTTTCCCTGTGGAGGAGAAAGCTGTGGAGTACTACTTTGCTTCTGATGCTAG TGCTGTCATTGAGCATACCAACAGAGTGATTTTCCTTGAAGATGATGATGTAGCAGCTGTGGTCGACGGTCGTCTTTCCATCCACCGGATTAAACGCACAGCAGGCGATCACCCCGGACGCGCCGTCCAGACCCTGCAGATGGAACTTCAGCAAATCATGAAGG gTAACTTCAGCTCGTTTATGCAGAAGGAAATTTTTGAACAGCCAGAATCTGTCGTTAATACGATGAGAGGAAGGGTCAACTTTGATGACTACACTG TCAATCTCGGTGGGTTGAAGGATCACATTAAGGAGATTCAGAGGTGTCGTCGGTTGATCCTTATTGCCTGTGGGACAAGTTACCACGCTGGCGTTGCG ACCCGTCAGGTTCTGGAAGAACTGACCGAATTACCCGTTATGGTTGAACTTGCCAGTGACTTCTTGGACAGAAACACCCCTGTCTTCAGAGAtgatgtttgctttttcctcagcCAGTCAG GTGAGACAGCAGATACGCTGATGGGTCTCCGGTACTGCAAGGAGAGAGGAGCCTTAACCGTCGGCATAACTAACACGGTCGGCAGCTCCATATCGCGAGAGACGGACTGTGGAGTCCACATCAATGCCGGACCAGAGATCGGCGTTGCCAGTACCAAG GCCTACACCAGCCAGTTTGTCTCTTTGGTGATGTTTGCTCTGATGATGTGTGATGACAGAATTTCCATGCAGGAAAGGCGCAAGGAAATCATGCGTGGGCTAAAGGGACTGCCAG ACTTAATTAAAGAAGTGCTGAGTATGGATGATGAGATCCAGAAGCTAGCCACCGAGCTCTACCATCAGAAGTCTGTTCTCATCATGGGACGTGGCTACCATTATGCCACATGCCTTGAGGGAGCTTTG aaaattaaagaaattaccTACATGCACTCTGAGGGGATACTGGCAGGTGAGCTGAAGCACGGCCCTCTCGCGCTGGTGGACAAACTCATGCCCGTTATCATGATCATCATGAGAGACCACACGTATGCCAAGTGCCAGAACGCTCTCCAGCAGGTCATTGCACGGCAG GGGCGACCTGTTGTGATTTGTGATAAGGAAGACATCGAGACAATTAAGAACAATAAAAGAACAATCAAGGTTCCCCATTCCGTGGACTGTCTGCAGGGGATCCTGAGCGTTATTCCCCTTCAGCTTCTGGCTTTCCACCTTGCGGTTCTCCGAGGATACGAT gtTGATTTTCCAAGAAATCTGGCCAAGTCCGTAACTGTAGAGTGA
- the GFPT1 gene encoding glutamine--fructose-6-phosphate aminotransferase [isomerizing] 1 isoform X2: MAAYALGPAQAKKSLGNVSALCCVVFGIFAYLNYHVPRTRREILETLIKGLQRLEYRGYDSAGVGFDGGNDKDWEANACKIQLIKQKGKVKALDEEVHKQQDMDLDIEFDVHLGIAHTRWATHGEPSPINSHPQRSDKNNEFIVIHNGIITNYKDLRKFLESKGYDFESETDTESIAKLVKYMYDNRDSDDISFTTLVERVIQQLEGAFALVFKSVHYPGQAVGTRRGSPLLIGVRSEHKLSTDHIPILYRTAVQSMDHSFDGISIKMEEGKDKKGSCNLSRVDSTTCLFPVEEKAVEYYFASDASAVIEHTNRVIFLEDDDVAAVVDGRLSIHRIKRTAGDHPGRAVQTLQMELQQIMKGNFSSFMQKEIFEQPESVVNTMRGRVNFDDYTVNLGGLKDHIKEIQRCRRLILIACGTSYHAGVATRQVLEELTELPVMVELASDFLDRNTPVFRDDVCFFLSQSGETADTLMGLRYCKERGALTVGITNTVGSSISRETDCGVHINAGPEIGVASTKAYTSQFVSLVMFALMMCDDRISMQERRKEIMRGLKGLPDLIKEVLSMDDEIQKLATELYHQKSVLIMGRGYHYATCLEGALKIKEITYMHSEGILAGELKHGPLALVDKLMPVIMIIMRDHTYAKCQNALQQVIARQGRPVVICDKEDIETIKNNKRTIKVPHSVDCLQGILSVIPLQLLAFHLAVLRGYDVDRIAAARD, translated from the exons GTGTGGGATTTGATGGCGGAAACGACAAAGACTGGGAAGCTAACGCCTGCAAAATCCAGCTTATCAAACAGAAGGGGAAAGTGAAGGCTCTGGACGAAGAGGTTCACA AGCAACAGGACATGGACCTCGACATCGAGTTTGATGTGCACCTTGGAATCGCCCACACGCGCTGGGCTACCCACGGCGAGCCCAGTCCCATCAACAGCCACCCGCAGCGCTCGGACAAAAACAACG AGTTCATCGTCATCCACAACGGCATCATCACCAACTACAAAGACCTGCGCAAGTTCCTG GAGAGCAAGGGCTACGACTTCGAGTCGGAGACGGACACGGAGAGCATCGCCAAACTGGTCAAGTACATGTACGACAACCGGGACAGCGACGACATCAGCTTCACCACGCTGGTGGAGAGAGTCATCCAGCAGCTG GAAGGTGCTTTCGCCCTTGTGTTCAAAAGTGTTCATTATCCTGGTCAGGCTGTCGGTACCAG GCGAGGCAGCCCCCTGCTCATCGGAGTGCGCAGCGAGCACAAGCTCTCCACCGACCACATCCCGATACTCTACCGGACGG CTGTACAATCTATGGATCATTCTTTTGATGGAATATCCATAAAAATGGAGGAAG GTAAAGACAAGAAGGGAAGTTGCAACCTGTCCCGTGTTGACAGTACCACCTGCCTTTTCCCTGTGGAGGAGAAAGCTGTGGAGTACTACTTTGCTTCTGATGCTAG TGCTGTCATTGAGCATACCAACAGAGTGATTTTCCTTGAAGATGATGATGTAGCAGCTGTGGTCGACGGTCGTCTTTCCATCCACCGGATTAAACGCACAGCAGGCGATCACCCCGGACGCGCCGTCCAGACCCTGCAGATGGAACTTCAGCAAATCATGAAGG gTAACTTCAGCTCGTTTATGCAGAAGGAAATTTTTGAACAGCCAGAATCTGTCGTTAATACGATGAGAGGAAGGGTCAACTTTGATGACTACACTG TCAATCTCGGTGGGTTGAAGGATCACATTAAGGAGATTCAGAGGTGTCGTCGGTTGATCCTTATTGCCTGTGGGACAAGTTACCACGCTGGCGTTGCG ACCCGTCAGGTTCTGGAAGAACTGACCGAATTACCCGTTATGGTTGAACTTGCCAGTGACTTCTTGGACAGAAACACCCCTGTCTTCAGAGAtgatgtttgctttttcctcagcCAGTCAG GTGAGACAGCAGATACGCTGATGGGTCTCCGGTACTGCAAGGAGAGAGGAGCCTTAACCGTCGGCATAACTAACACGGTCGGCAGCTCCATATCGCGAGAGACGGACTGTGGAGTCCACATCAATGCCGGACCAGAGATCGGCGTTGCCAGTACCAAG GCCTACACCAGCCAGTTTGTCTCTTTGGTGATGTTTGCTCTGATGATGTGTGATGACAGAATTTCCATGCAGGAAAGGCGCAAGGAAATCATGCGTGGGCTAAAGGGACTGCCAG ACTTAATTAAAGAAGTGCTGAGTATGGATGATGAGATCCAGAAGCTAGCCACCGAGCTCTACCATCAGAAGTCTGTTCTCATCATGGGACGTGGCTACCATTATGCCACATGCCTTGAGGGAGCTTTG aaaattaaagaaattaccTACATGCACTCTGAGGGGATACTGGCAGGTGAGCTGAAGCACGGCCCTCTCGCGCTGGTGGACAAACTCATGCCCGTTATCATGATCATCATGAGAGACCACACGTATGCCAAGTGCCAGAACGCTCTCCAGCAGGTCATTGCACGGCAG GGGCGACCTGTTGTGATTTGTGATAAGGAAGACATCGAGACAATTAAGAACAATAAAAGAACAATCAAGGTTCCCCATTCCGTGGACTGTCTGCAGGGGATCCTGAGCGTTATTCCCCTTCAGCTTCTGGCTTTCCACCTTGCGGTTCTCCGAGGATACGAT GTGGACCGCATTGCCGCCGCCAGAGACTGA